The Humulus lupulus chromosome 3, drHumLupu1.1, whole genome shotgun sequence genome window below encodes:
- the LOC133822273 gene encoding trans-Golgi network-localized SYP41-interacting protein 1: MSEIHNSELLEESQPVSSSDSNHSPEASDGFMEVESSKLAIQNDAGGPDNQEFGSTIVVENHNGILESVEGSMQGEDDLKVGEDVGKEDMFVDCPDELVTSADGKEAAVAVQSVDKLEEKPHLHEANGVQDDYVMDELERLKVVLDQTVREKESISCEYKEEREAFARELASLRDQLQVFTNGEHLIDESGSQESKNKTQETDTSVSITELMAECSQIVKSACEEQLRTKATISELEAILFAKNQEIEELNVKVGEFPVTHIEMVTDRLLSYLTGLVDPQEALDGSIGGKLVSIEKGTYSLAVTYNMLLSEIDQLRQCLSETRSNVSFQDFGTIFTAARDELLELKRKASDFAEKLSHFEGENRKLVQQLEDQRMMAERVNAELGKTKSELEQENIRCSNTKEKLTMAVTKGKALVQQRDSLKQSLAEKISELEKCLVNLQEKSSALEAAELQKEELLRIENVVTSLQETLLQKNASLEKMEALLSHNSIPEELLSMEIVERCKWLVDENNKLKDLSQEFHKVKDALSLIHLPESVSSSELASQVNWVRELLYQVNTELNTMQDEFSMTRDAAQKEIDRLTASLSSELQTKDYLQVELDDMTCKYKEIVEKEHKVSLEKDHIVKMLLETSGITMDDDGISHSSLDIVTLTERCFGKMKELSSASLGSYVDAELFEKVESYLYTMNQELVLCQLLLEEDMLMKSQARNLSIELTRVSEELVALKEQKESMKKDLGRSEEKSSLLREKLTMAVKKGKGLVQDRENLKLQIDEKNSEIEKLRLQVQQQESELAEQRDQINSMSADIEGIPKLEMDIVSVKEQKDQLEKFLLDSNNMLQKVIESVDGIVLPVDSVFDEPVEKVNFLEGHISKCLDDKTLAEKELVRVEEEVKTLANKLIEAEATIKTLENNNILQRIIESIDGIVLPVDLVFDDPVDKVNWLSGYIKECQDGKTLVEKELVKVKEEISTLNGKLVKAEATIKSLEDTLSVTENDISQLADEKREMELAKGNVEQELQKAHEEASLLTSKFTDAFEGKKSLEEALALAENNIYAIISEKESALVSKSVAETELEQVKEEVAIQTNKLTEAYKTIKSLEDALSQAQTNVTLLSEQNNDAQVHITDLEDEMKKLQEEAGSQASKLADMDVTTKSLEEALLRAENNISILEGEKTNAEGAMLLLNSKLNACMEELAGTTGSLESRSVELSGYLHDVQVLVNDKTLLSLMKGFEKKFDGLKNMDIILQRIRDHFAGLGLEGMQNHDMEDIRVINSIADGFGDIFDIEKDNYEFSVVDGDLISSFSKITEGFQLRNKILAEKFGHFSSFLDEFIAALMRKLQVASDEVVVVFEHFESLKQKVNGLEMHKQEQDNAIALLENDLMTLLSACTDATRELQFEVRNNLLELSSLPDVEKLRHSFFQVIEESGVLSVQEGHQNLEGGKYGKAVEMMLLATRKVQALCKHFESTTDVAASTIVNLHNDLIEARKLSEKAIEESDLKQNTISKLEADVEAFRTSCSELRLIIEDYQAKEVALKEREAKVLSLHNSLSNKEKEAEDSFLSASQVNTLCKKIGGLEIPMAGSEAGDTDLQNSTQLEKLFYIIDNFSDLQLQVNSISRENENLQLTLEAQMLKIEQLKEEVEKHAADEQATEKMRFELSELMFGLEKIIGILGGDGLVGDQNSSVVKGSLAALEKQVMALLSEYESSKSKSQDLGSKLVQSQKDVDELSTKVKLLEDSLHGRGTQPEIIQERSIYEGPSLSTSPEISEIEDVGSLGKKTVSSVPLAAHVRTMRKGSTDHLALDIDVESSRLINDEETDEDKGHIFKSLNTSGLVPRQGKLIADRVDGIWVSGGRVLMSRPRARLGVIAYCLLVHIWLLGTIL; this comes from the exons ATGTCTGAGATTCATAACTCCGAGTTGCTTGAAGAAAGCCAGCCGGTTAGTTCATCAGATTCTAACCACTCTCCTGAAGCTTCAGATGGGTTTATGGAGGTTGAATCTTCAAAGCTTGCAATACAAAATGATGCCGGCGGACCAGATAATCAG GAGTTTGGCTCCACAATTGTGGTGGAAAATCATAATGGCATTTTGGAAAGTGTAGAAGGCAGTATGCAAGGAGAGGATGACCTGAAAGTGGGAGAAGATGTTGGAAAGGAAGATATGTTTGTGGATTGTCCCGACGAGTTGGTTACAAGTGCTGATGGTAAAGAAGCAGCAGTAGCTGTGCAATCGGTGGATAAATTGGAGGAGAAGCCTCATTTGCACGAGGCAAATGGTGTGCAAGATGATTATGTCATGGATGAGTTGGAACGACTCAAGGTTGTGCTTGATCAGACTGTCCGTGAGAAAGAAAGCATTTCATGTGAATATAAG GAAGAAAGAGAGGCTTTTGCTAGAGAGCTTGCTAGTCTTAGGGACCAACTCCAAGTCTTTACCAATGGGGAGCATTTGATTGATGAAAGTGGTAGTCAAGAGTCTAAGAATAAGACCCAGGAGACGGATACTAGTGTCTCCATAACTGAGTTAATGGCTGAGTGTTCGCAGATTGTTAAAAGCGCTTGTGAAGAACAATTGCGGACTAAGGCTACTATAAGTGAGCTTGAGGCTATTTTATTTGCAAAGAATCAAGAGATTGAGGAGCTTAATGTGAAAGTTGGCGAATTCCCTGTAACTCATATTGAGATGGTCACAGATAGATTGCTATCCTACCTTACTGGGCTAGTTGATCCACAAGAAGCATTAGATGGTTCCATTGGTGGAAAATTAGTTTCTATTGAGAAGGGCACTTATTCATTGGCTGTGACATATAATATGCTGCTTTCTGAAATTGATCAATTAAGGCAATGTTTGTCTGAGACCAGATCAAATGTTAGTTTTCAGGACTTCGGGACAATTTTTACTGCTGCCCGTGATGAATTACTTGAACTTAAAAGAAAGGCATCGGACTTTGCTGAAAAATTAAGCCATTTTGAGGGTGAAAATAGGAAATTGGTCCAACAACTTGAAGATCAGAGAATGATGGCTGAGAGGGTGAATGCAGAACTTGGTAAAACAAAATCCGAACTTGAGCAGGAAAATATTAGATGCAGTAATACCAAAGAAAAACTTACCATGGCTGTGACAAAAGGTAAAGCATTGGTACAACAAAGGGACTCATTGAAACAATCATTGGCTGAAAAGATAAGTGAGCTTGAGAAATGCTTGGTTAATTTACAAGAAAAGTCCAGTGCACTGGAGGCTGCTGAATTACAGAAAGAGGAGTTACTTAGAATTGAAAATGTGGTCACCTCATTGCAAGAAACACTTCTCCAGAAAAATGCATCCCTTGAGAAAATGGAAGCATTATTATCTCATAATAGTATTCCTGAGGAACTTCTATCAATGGAAATTGTCGAGAGATGCAAATGGCTTGTTGACGAGAATAATAAATTGAAGGATCTGTCCCAAGAATTCCACAAAGTGAAAGATGCTTTGTCTTTGATTCATCTACCAGAATCTGTTTCATCTTCTGAATTGGCCTCTCAAGTGAATTGGGTTAGAGAATTATTATACCAGGTCAATACTGAATTAAATACAATGCAAGATGAGTTTTCCATGACTAGGGATGCTGCACAAAAAGAAATTGATCGCTTAACTGCTTCACTTTCATCTGAATTGCAGACAAAAGATTATCTCCAGGTGGAGTTGGATGATATGACATGCAAATACAAGGAGATTGTTGAAAAAGAGCATAAAGTGTCCCTAGAGAAGGATCACATAGTGAAAATGTTACTTGAAACCTCAGGAATTACAATGGACGATGATGGAATCTCTCACTCTTCTCTTGATATCGTGACACTCACAGAGAGATGCTTTGGGAAGATGAAAGAACTGAGTAGTGCATCTTTGGGTTCTTATGTTGATGCTGAGCTATTTGAAAAAGTTGAGAGCTATTTGTATACGATGAATCAAGAGTTAGTGTTGTGTCAGCTTTTATTAGAAGAAGATATGTTGATGAAATCACAGGCTAGAAATCTTTCTATTGAGTTGACGAGGGTATCCGAAGAACTAGTAGCATTGAAAGAGCAAAAAGAGTCTATGAAGAAAGATCTTGGTCGGTCAGAAGAAAAGTCTTCCTTGCTGAGGGAGAAGTTAACCATGGCAGTGAAGAAAGGAAAGGGGCTGGTTCAAGACCGGGAAAATTTGAAACTTCAAATAGATGAAAAGAACTCAGAAATTGAAAAGCTGAGGCTTCAAGTCCAGCAGCAAGAATCAGAACTTGCTGAACAAAGGGATCAGATCAATAGCATGTCTGCTGATATAGAGGGCATCCCAAAGTTAGAGATGGATATTGTTTCTGTAAAGGAACAAAAGGATCAGCTTGAGAAGTTTCTATTGGACAGCAATAACATGTTGCAAAAAGTAATTGAATCTGTTGATGGCATTGTTCTTCCTGTTGATTCAGTTTTTGATGAACCTGTAGAGAAGGTGAATTTTCTTGAAGGACACATTAGTAAATGTCTGGATGACAAGACACTTGCAGAAAAAGAATTGGTGAGAGTAGAGGAGGAAGTCAAAACCCTGGCTAATAAACTCATAGAAGCTGAGGCAACTATTAAAACGTTGGAGAACAATAACATTTTGCAAAGAATAATTGAATCTATTGATGGCATTGTTCTTCCTGTTGATTTAGTTTTTGATGATCCTGTAGATAAAGTGAATTGGCTTTCAGGATATATCAAGGAATGTCAGGATGGAAAAACACTAGTAGAAAAAGAGTTGGTGAAAGTAAAGGAGGAAATCAGTACCTTGAATGGCAAGCTCGTAAAAGCAGAAGCTACTATTAAATCGCTGGAAGATACTTTGTCAGTTACAGAGAATGATATTTCTCAACTTGCTGATGAAAAAAGGGAGATGGAATTGGCTAAGGGAAATGTTGAACAAGAGTTACAAAAAGCACACGAGGAAGCTTCTTTGCTCACTAGCAAGTTTACTGATGCCTTTGAGGGTAAGAAGTCATTAGAAGAGGCGTTAGCACTTGCAGAAAATAACATATATGCCATCATCAGTGAGAAAGAAAGTGCTTTAGTTAGTAAAAGTGTTGCAGAGACAGAACTTGAGCAAGTAAAAGAGGAGGTTGCTATCCAGACCAACAAACTAACAGAGGCCTACAAGACCATAAAATCCCTCGAAGATGCATTATCTCAGGCTCAGACTAATGTTACTTTACTGAGTGAACAAAATAATGATGCTCAAGTCCATATAACCGATTTGGAAGATGAAATGAAGAAGCTGCAAGAAGAAGCTGGGTCCCAGGCTAGCAAGCTAGCAGATATGGATGTAACCACAAAGTCACTGGAAGAGGCACTGTTGAGGGCAGAGAATAATATCTCCATACTTGAGGGAGAGAAGACAAATGCTGAAGGGGCTATGTTATTGCTAAATTCAAAGTTAAATGCATGCATGGAAGAGTTGGCTGGAACTACTGGCAGCTTAGAGAGTAGATCTGTGGAGCTCTCCGGTTATCTGCATGATGTTCAAGTACTTGTGAATGATAAGACACTGCTGTCTTTAATGAAAGGGTTTGAGAAGAAATTTGATGGCCTTAAAAATATGGATATCATTCTTCAACGCATAAGGGACCATTTTGCTGGTTTGGGTCTCGAAGGGATGCAAAACCATGATATGGAG GACATACGTGTGATAAACTCCATAGCAGATGGTTTTGGCGATATTTTTGATATTGAAAAGGATAATTATGAGTTCAGTGTTGTAGATGGCGACCTCATTTCATCTTTTAGTAAGATTACGGAAGGGTTTCAATTGAGAAACAAAATTCTTGCTGAAAAATTTGGACATTTCTCTTCCTTTCTAGATGAGTTTATTGCAGCTTTGATGAGGAAACTACAGGTAGCAAGTGATGAAGTCGTGGTTGTGTTTGAGCACTTCGAGTCTTTGAAGCAGAAAGTAAATGGTTTGGAGATGCATAAGCAAGAACAAGATAATGCCATTGCTTTGTTAGAAAATGATTTGATGACTTTATTATCTGCTTGTACTGATGCTACGAGAGAACTACAATTTGAGGTGAGgaacaatttattggagcttagctCTCTTCCTGATGTTGAAAAACTGAGACATAGTTTCTTCCAAGTGATTGAAGAAAGTGGTGTGCTCTCTGTGCAAGAGGGTCACCAAAACCTTGAAGGGGGCAAGTATGGTAAAGCAGTAGAGATGATGTTACTTGCTACCAGAAAAGTTCAAGCTCTGTGTAAGCATTTTGAGAGCACCACTGATGTTGCGGCCTCTACTATTGTAAATTTGCATAATGATTTGATAGAAGCTAGAAAACTTTCCGAGAAAGCAATTGAGGAAAGTGATTTAAAACAAAATACGATTTCCAAGTTGGAGGCAGATGTTGAAGCCTTTAGAACCTCATGCAGTGAGCTGAGGCTTATAATAGAGGATTATCAGGCCAAAGAGGTCGCATTAAAAGAAAGAGAGGCAAAAGTTTTATCTTTGCACAATTCCTTGTCGAACAAAGAAAAAG AGGCTGAAGATTCCTTCTTGTCGGCATCCCAAGTCAATACTCTCTGCAAAAAGATTGGAGGGCTTGAGATTCCTATGGCAGGCTCTGAAGCAGGAGACACAGATCTCCAAAACTCTACTCAATTAGAGAAGCTCTTCTACATCATTGATAATTTCTCGGACCTGCAACTTCAAGTTAACTCAATTTCTAGAGAGAACGAAAACCTACAGTTGACCCTTGAAGCACAGATGCTTAAGATTGAGCAGCTCAAGGAGGAAGTTGAAAAACACGCCGCAGATGAACAAGCTACAGAAAAGATGAGATTTGAACTATCCGAACTTATGTTTGGTTTGGAGAAAATTATTGGTATATTAGGAGGTGATGGTTTGGTTGGAGACCAAAATTCTTCGGTTGTTAAGGGATCTCTGGCAGCATTAGAGAAACAGGTTATGGCTTTACTATCGGAATATGAAAGTTCAAAATCAAAATCCCAGGATCTTGGTAGCAAGCTGGTGCAAAGCCAAAAGGATGTTGATGAATTATCAACGAAGGTTAAATTACTAGAAGATTCACTTCACGGTAGGGGTACTCAGCCAGAGATTATCCAGGAAAGGAGCATTTATGAAGGACCTTCATTGTCCACCAGTCCAGAAATATCCGAAATTGAAGATGTG GGATCACTTGGAAAGAAAACAGTATCATCTGTCCCATTGGCAGCCCATGTACGAACTATGCGAAAGGGTTCTACCGACCATCTGGCTCTTGATATTGATGTAGAGTCTAGTCGTTTAATCAACGATGAAGAAACCGATGAGGACAAAG GTCATATATTCAAGTCTCTTAATACCTCGGGTCTTGTTCCAAGACAAGGGAAGTTGATTGCAGATCGAGTTGATGGAATCTG GGTATCTGGTGGTCGAGTCTTAATGAGTCGTCCAAGGGCAAGGCTTGGTGTTATTGCCTATTGTCTTCTTGTGCATATATGGCTATTAGGGACCATTTTGTAG